Proteins co-encoded in one Streptococcus pyogenes genomic window:
- a CDS encoding phage major tail protein, TP901-1 family — translation MVAFDQNVYCNFDTSATKAIAGKDIILAIFDKTGANLLAISGQQGLTINRTADSIEVSSKDTKGGWKSKIPGMKEWSIDNDGLYVPSDETHKQLGEAFEKSEFVCIKVINGKTKKGMFGGLASVSDYSLEAPYDDGMTYSISLEGNGALIDLSTLSSEDAEKVTAMPS, via the coding sequence ATGGTGGCATTTGACCAAAATGTTTATTGTAATTTTGACACATCAGCAACAAAAGCTATTGCAGGTAAAGACATTATCTTGGCAATCTTTGATAAAACTGGTGCAAATTTACTTGCTATTAGTGGTCAGCAAGGGTTAACAATCAACCGTACGGCTGACTCAATTGAAGTATCGTCTAAAGATACAAAGGGTGGATGGAAATCTAAAATCCCTGGCATGAAAGAATGGTCTATCGATAATGATGGTCTTTACGTGCCGTCAGACGAGACTCACAAACAATTGGGCGAAGCTTTTGAAAAGAGCGAGTTTGTTTGTATTAAAGTTATTAACGGTAAAACCAAAAAAGGCATGTTTGGAGGGCTTGCGTCGGTAAGTGATTATAGCCTAGAAGCTCCTTACGATGATGGTATGACATACTCAATCAGTCTCGAAGGCAATGGAGCATTGATTGATTTATCAACATTATCATCAGAAGATGCTGAAAAAGTAACGGCTATGCCTAGTTAA